The following coding sequences are from one Leptospira mayottensis 200901116 window:
- a CDS encoding TIGR00730 family Rossman fold protein, which produces MNLTKLAICVFCGSRSGTNPVYTEAARDLGRLLVEKNLDLVFGGASCGIMGTIADAVMEKGGGVSGIIPDFLSIKEVKHDRVKDLMIVSSMHERKFRMYEKSSGFIALPGGIGTLDELVEITTWNQLKLISKPLGLLNVNGYFDYLLKQLERMVEDGFLDPETKNGLIVSQNPEELLDLLHRRFI; this is translated from the coding sequence ATGAATTTAACCAAATTGGCGATTTGCGTTTTTTGTGGTTCCCGTTCGGGAACCAATCCTGTGTATACCGAGGCGGCCAGAGATTTGGGTCGGTTGCTCGTCGAAAAAAATCTCGATTTGGTATTTGGAGGTGCTTCCTGCGGTATCATGGGAACGATTGCTGATGCAGTGATGGAAAAGGGTGGGGGGGTATCTGGAATCATTCCCGATTTTCTTTCTATCAAGGAAGTCAAACATGATCGAGTCAAAGATCTTATGATCGTTTCTTCCATGCATGAAAGAAAGTTTAGGATGTATGAAAAGTCTTCCGGTTTTATTGCATTGCCTGGTGGAATTGGCACTTTGGACGAACTTGTGGAAATTACGACTTGGAATCAGTTGAAGCTAATTTCAAAACCTTTGGGTTTACTTAACGTAAACGGTTATTTTGACTATTTGCTTAAACAATTGGAAAGAATGGTAGAGGACGGTTTTTTGGATCCGGAAACTAAGAACGGCCTGATTGTTTCGCAAAATCCCGAAGAATTACTCGATTTATTACATCGACGTTTTATCTGA
- a CDS encoding ankyrin repeat domain-containing protein: MEGEEILIDWLRNYRDNYGLGVLSWAVKNSDQETVKLLLKAGAEPDETNARGETPLLTSLDQGNEDLIRIFLEAGADTEKKDFAGNTPLTKAVSTGNIRIVEMVFVNDHPNLEERNGEGYTPLLLAVDLGHLEIVEYLLDQGADFLKKNSEGRTILHLTALHNDSEILDLFLEKEEAKTILEDRDADGNTALLLAASHDSVECLEKLLKIEANFLQVNATGKTGLEEAERQKYHHVSKILKKVLTEKLFFAAKHGEDELCRTILKLGISPNPIDQDGNTPLHISVIHDQISTVQLLLDLHASQFLKNLEGKSALDIAKEKNKEELIQLLEPEKE; encoded by the coding sequence ATGGAAGGAGAAGAAATCCTCATCGACTGGCTAAGAAACTATAGAGACAATTATGGATTAGGAGTTTTATCTTGGGCCGTAAAGAATTCAGACCAGGAAACGGTCAAACTGCTACTTAAGGCCGGGGCTGAACCCGACGAAACAAACGCAAGGGGAGAAACTCCGCTCTTAACCTCTTTGGATCAGGGTAATGAAGATTTAATTCGAATTTTTTTGGAGGCGGGCGCAGACACTGAGAAAAAGGATTTCGCCGGAAATACCCCACTCACAAAAGCGGTGAGCACCGGAAACATTCGGATCGTAGAAATGGTTTTCGTAAACGATCATCCAAACTTGGAAGAAAGAAACGGAGAAGGATACACTCCGCTTCTCTTAGCTGTGGATTTAGGACATTTAGAAATCGTGGAATATCTTCTCGACCAAGGTGCCGACTTTTTAAAAAAGAACTCAGAAGGAAGAACCATTCTCCATCTAACAGCCCTCCACAATGATTCCGAAATATTGGATCTATTCTTAGAAAAAGAAGAAGCAAAAACAATTTTAGAAGATAGAGACGCGGACGGAAATACCGCGCTTCTTCTCGCTGCCTCACACGATAGCGTGGAATGTTTAGAAAAACTTCTTAAAATCGAAGCAAATTTCTTACAAGTAAACGCAACCGGAAAAACCGGATTAGAAGAAGCGGAAAGGCAGAAATACCATCACGTTTCTAAAATTCTTAAGAAAGTTCTTACCGAAAAATTATTTTTTGCCGCCAAACATGGGGAAGACGAATTATGCCGAACCATTCTTAAGCTTGGAATTTCTCCAAACCCGATTGATCAAGACGGGAACACGCCTCTTCACATCTCGGTCATTCATGATCAGATTTCCACGGTTCAATTATTGTTGGATTTACACGCGTCTCAGTTTTTAAAAAACCTGGAAGGAAAGTCCGCTTTGGATATCGCGAAAGAAAAAAATAAGGAAGAATTGATTCAGCTGTTGGAACCAGAAAAAGAATAA